The following are encoded together in the Dickeya lacustris genome:
- a CDS encoding phosphoglycolate phosphatase, giving the protein MPDFSVVRGIAFDLDGTLVNSAPGLAHAVDMALGALSLPHAGEAQVATWIGNGADVLVERALRWAGMEPTAQQIHDTRTLFDKYYARSVESGSLLYPDVRETLAQLAQRGFRLAVVTNKPTPFVAPLLDALGISEYFSLILGGDDVAEKKPHPAPLYMVLGKLGLHAHELLFVGDSRNDIQAARAAGCPCVGMTYGYNYGEAIALSHPDVVLERFTDLLPVVGASLLHDQEA; this is encoded by the coding sequence ATGCCTGATTTCAGCGTGGTTCGTGGTATTGCGTTTGATCTTGATGGGACGTTAGTCAACAGCGCTCCGGGTCTGGCTCATGCGGTCGATATGGCCTTGGGGGCACTGTCGTTACCCCATGCCGGGGAAGCGCAGGTGGCGACCTGGATCGGTAACGGAGCCGATGTGTTGGTAGAACGTGCGTTGCGTTGGGCGGGTATGGAGCCAACGGCGCAGCAGATTCACGACACCCGAACGCTATTCGATAAATATTATGCGCGTTCGGTGGAAAGCGGCAGCCTGCTCTACCCCGACGTGCGGGAAACGTTGGCACAACTGGCGCAGCGTGGTTTTCGCCTGGCCGTCGTAACCAACAAGCCCACCCCTTTTGTTGCGCCTTTGCTTGATGCGTTGGGTATCAGCGAGTATTTTTCGTTAATCCTGGGCGGCGATGATGTCGCCGAGAAAAAACCCCATCCCGCGCCGCTCTATATGGTGTTAGGCAAGCTCGGGCTGCACGCGCATGAATTACTGTTTGTCGGTGACTCGCGCAACGACATCCAGGCTGCCCGCGCGGCAGGTTGCCCGTGCGTCGGCATGACGTATGGATATAACTACGGTGAAGCGATAGCCCTTAGCCACCCGGATGTGGTGCTGGAGCGCTTTACGGATTTACTGCCCGTTGTCGGGGCCTCCCTTTTACACGATCAGGAAGCATGA
- a CDS encoding pyridoxal-dependent decarboxylase: protein MQQTDELSIAPEGLHDITRRRTLRDYGANMAERQRYFAGFQTNQQGEFDALLRPLLEMNLLNLGDSDEDGAYQVNSKPFERAVVAYYARLWKMPSPYWGYLTAMGSTEGNLFALWNARDFLCGAPTIEWPAHTHARYAPVVLYSASSHYSIAKACRLLRLATPAEIGPMLGRSPLNNGIWPQALACDEQGRIDVAALLQLVAFFHRYRRPVIICLTLGTTFSGASDDWQQIGAWLEQNLPPNSAGQRSYWLHVDGALGANYLSFWPEPAGRKLAIDAQVASLQSLCASPYKWISMPWPCGVVMLNARYRTTATESPHYIGSRDATLSGSRPGLSAVVLWNQLSRLGEAGQRTLIQQCYEMQRYVHQQLRLLFARLDPTQAHLCLLPLLPGSLMVQFSAPNPTIIERFSLSCEHVEVKGKPLRLCHLVILPHCQRARLDSLVWALGRPGAFLPSGEA from the coding sequence ATGCAACAGACCGATGAACTGAGCATTGCCCCAGAAGGGCTGCACGATATAACACGAAGGCGCACGCTGCGCGACTATGGCGCTAACATGGCTGAACGGCAGCGCTATTTTGCGGGGTTTCAAACCAACCAGCAGGGGGAGTTTGATGCGCTGTTGCGCCCATTGCTGGAGATGAACCTGTTGAATTTGGGCGACAGCGATGAAGACGGGGCCTATCAGGTCAACAGTAAACCGTTTGAGCGCGCGGTGGTGGCCTACTACGCCCGTCTCTGGAAGATGCCCTCGCCCTATTGGGGATACCTGACCGCCATGGGCTCCACCGAGGGCAATCTGTTTGCGCTGTGGAATGCGCGTGATTTTCTGTGTGGTGCGCCAACCATCGAATGGCCTGCGCACACGCACGCGCGTTATGCGCCAGTGGTGCTCTATAGCGCCAGCAGCCATTACTCGATTGCCAAGGCCTGCCGGTTATTGCGACTGGCAACCCCCGCAGAGATTGGGCCGATGCTTGGGCGTAGCCCGTTGAATAACGGTATCTGGCCGCAGGCGCTGGCATGTGATGAGCAAGGCCGTATTGATGTCGCCGCCTTATTGCAGTTGGTGGCGTTTTTCCACCGTTACCGGCGGCCAGTGATTATTTGCCTGACGCTTGGCACCACTTTTAGCGGTGCCAGCGACGACTGGCAGCAGATAGGTGCCTGGCTTGAGCAAAATTTGCCGCCCAACAGCGCCGGGCAGCGTAGTTATTGGCTGCATGTGGATGGCGCGCTTGGCGCGAACTACCTGTCTTTTTGGCCGGAACCGGCAGGAAGAAAACTGGCGATTGATGCTCAGGTGGCATCGCTACAGTCGTTATGCGCCAGCCCGTATAAGTGGATCAGCATGCCCTGGCCGTGTGGTGTGGTGATGCTGAATGCCCGCTATCGCACCACCGCGACGGAGAGCCCTCATTATATCGGCAGCCGCGATGCCACGCTGTCAGGCTCGCGTCCCGGTTTGTCAGCCGTTGTGCTATGGAATCAACTCAGTCGTCTTGGTGAGGCCGGACAGCGCACGTTGATCCAGCAATGCTATGAAATGCAGCGTTACGTCCATCAACAGCTACGTTTGTTATTTGCAAGGCTCGACCCGACGCAGGCGCATTTATGCCTGTTGCCCTTGCTGCCGGGGTCACTGATGGTGCAGTTCAGCGCGCCAAATCCGACGATTATCGAGCGCTTCTCCCTGTCTTGCGAGCACGTCGAGGTGAAAGGAAAACCGCTGCGGTTATGCCACCTGGTTATCTTACCGCATTGCCAGCGTGCCCGGCTCGATAGCCTGGTGTGGGCGCTGGGACGACCCGGCGCATTCCTGCCGAGCGGGGAGGCGTAA
- the pelZ gene encoding pectate lyase PelZ, producing the protein MKLTLLSALLFSATVLSAQAASTAAPDLKGFGTETVAGSGGKIIRVTTLKDSGPGSLREALATKGPRIIVFEVGGIIDLGEKDIRLAEPFVTIAGQTAPSPGITLVKGGVSITAHDVLIQHIRFRIGDNGHAKKSGFEKDVSVNGKDAYNVVVDHCSFAWGTDENLSVSGPRYDGPSGTAHNITFSNNIIAEGLYDSSHSKGIHSMGTLVHDNVTNAAIIGNLYAHNNERNPWFKGAATGVVVNNLIYNPGIWGIRVGVIQSEWEGRELPVNPKVAIAGNVMYHGVNTQAGLPLVGSNTTGGDVWMSDNLAFDKAGKAVALTSGASTGIKLLQSAPVWPTGLTALSASSVANQVTQHAGARPKDRDAVDKRIVSDFQKRSGAFVNSQSEVGGYPTATATARTLTVPSTGVDSWLQQMAKDLE; encoded by the coding sequence ATGAAACTGACTCTGTTATCTGCATTGCTGTTTAGCGCAACAGTCTTAAGCGCTCAGGCTGCCAGCACCGCTGCACCAGACTTAAAAGGATTTGGCACTGAAACCGTCGCCGGTAGCGGCGGTAAAATTATTCGCGTCACCACGCTCAAAGACAGTGGGCCAGGCTCGCTGCGTGAAGCACTGGCCACCAAAGGGCCGCGTATCATCGTATTTGAAGTCGGTGGCATCATCGATTTGGGTGAAAAAGACATCCGACTGGCCGAACCCTTCGTCACCATCGCCGGCCAGACCGCACCATCACCGGGTATTACCTTAGTCAAAGGCGGCGTCTCTATCACCGCCCATGACGTGCTTATCCAGCATATTCGTTTTCGTATCGGCGATAACGGCCATGCCAAGAAGAGCGGCTTTGAGAAAGATGTCTCGGTCAATGGAAAAGACGCGTACAACGTCGTGGTCGATCACTGTAGCTTCGCCTGGGGTACGGATGAAAACCTCTCCGTTTCCGGCCCGCGCTACGATGGCCCATCCGGTACCGCACATAACATCACCTTCTCTAATAACATTATTGCCGAAGGCCTGTATGACTCCAGCCACTCAAAAGGCATCCACTCGATGGGAACACTGGTACACGATAACGTGACCAATGCGGCCATCATCGGCAACCTGTACGCCCACAATAACGAGCGCAACCCATGGTTTAAGGGCGCGGCAACCGGCGTGGTGGTGAACAACCTGATTTACAACCCAGGTATTTGGGGCATTCGCGTTGGGGTCATTCAGAGCGAATGGGAAGGGCGTGAGCTGCCGGTCAATCCCAAGGTGGCAATTGCCGGTAACGTAATGTACCACGGCGTGAATACCCAGGCGGGTCTGCCGCTGGTTGGCAGCAACACGACCGGCGGTGATGTCTGGATGAGCGATAATCTGGCATTCGACAAAGCAGGGAAAGCCGTTGCCCTCACCTCTGGTGCGTCTACCGGTATTAAACTGCTGCAATCCGCCCCCGTGTGGCCGACGGGCCTGACGGCCCTCAGCGCATCGTCAGTCGCAAATCAGGTCACTCAGCATGCGGGTGCCCGGCCAAAAGACCGGGATGCGGTAGACAAACGCATCGTCAGTGATTTCCAAAAACGTAGCGGAGCCTTTGTTAACAGCCAAAGTGAAGTAGGAGGCTACCCTACCGCGACCGCCACCGCGCGCACACTGACGGTTCCCAGCACCGGCGTGGATAGCTGGCTGCAACAAATGGCGAAAGACCTCGAATAA
- a CDS encoding diguanylate cyclase, whose amino-acid sequence MRVDVPTMFLMIIVSSFALAVCTRWSAHSQRDKGLIICTWALVFHGIAYILYALRGHIPNAISIIPSNTLVALAYSLLLLSVTTFQQRPVPRLLLWGPVAFAAAFFSIMLDNQNARTVVSGLLSMIQACVVIGYLLTRRRLQDDSQPVRGRNLMVLGLSINIVSILHRLLMLLVSGEYPESLLTSSSLQTVINVANFSTLLFVANGLMMMAKDRSDHLNNLMLRQDNLTGCWNRIRVQEIARQEMARLERYGYPVSLLMLDLDHFKNVNDDYGHATGDDVLKAFAHTARSILRTTDVLGRWGGEEFVVILPATGISGAIQTAERLRKALESQRFAHNLQITTSIGVAVCQSTDHWESWLGRADLALYRAKAAGRNRIETETLLVDPTLAAMSLPETHLIHLTWHPNYEVGHAEVDKEHQYLFSQANALLQIILNNGSREAFLHQISQIIDILNDHMQHEEQWLWEIRHPDAAHHAQLHSHLLWRAGELQQRFEQQQIGMMELFHYVVYEVITQHMLIEDKKLTLSVH is encoded by the coding sequence ATGCGAGTCGATGTCCCTACTATGTTTCTCATGATCATCGTCTCAAGCTTTGCTCTGGCAGTGTGTACCCGCTGGTCGGCACACAGCCAGCGCGACAAAGGGCTGATTATTTGCACCTGGGCGCTGGTGTTCCACGGTATTGCCTACATACTGTATGCCCTGCGAGGGCACATCCCCAACGCGATATCGATTATTCCCTCAAACACGTTGGTTGCATTAGCCTACTCACTGCTGCTGCTATCTGTCACCACCTTCCAGCAACGCCCGGTACCACGCCTCCTGCTATGGGGGCCTGTCGCCTTCGCCGCTGCATTCTTTAGTATTATGTTGGATAACCAGAATGCACGTACCGTCGTCAGTGGCCTGTTATCCATGATTCAGGCCTGTGTGGTCATCGGCTACCTGTTAACGCGACGTCGCTTACAAGATGATAGCCAACCGGTACGCGGGCGAAACCTGATGGTGCTCGGGCTGAGTATTAATATTGTGAGTATTCTGCATCGCCTATTGATGCTGTTAGTCAGTGGAGAATACCCGGAAAGCTTACTCACCAGCTCGTCTTTGCAAACGGTGATTAATGTCGCCAACTTTTCTACGCTGCTTTTCGTCGCTAACGGCCTGATGATGATGGCGAAAGATCGCTCCGACCATCTCAACAATCTGATGCTGCGGCAAGACAATCTCACCGGTTGCTGGAACCGAATCCGGGTACAAGAGATAGCCCGTCAGGAGATGGCCCGCTTAGAACGCTACGGCTACCCGGTGTCATTACTGATGCTCGACCTGGATCACTTTAAAAATGTGAATGACGATTATGGTCACGCCACTGGTGATGACGTGCTAAAAGCCTTTGCCCATACCGCACGCTCCATTTTACGCACAACCGATGTACTCGGGCGCTGGGGCGGTGAGGAGTTCGTGGTTATCCTGCCCGCGACCGGAATAAGCGGCGCGATACAAACCGCAGAGCGCCTTCGCAAAGCGCTGGAGTCACAACGTTTTGCGCATAACTTACAGATAACAACCAGCATCGGCGTAGCGGTTTGCCAGTCAACCGACCATTGGGAAAGCTGGCTAGGCCGGGCCGATTTGGCGCTCTATCGCGCCAAAGCCGCAGGTCGTAACCGGATAGAAACCGAGACGCTATTGGTAGACCCGACTTTAGCGGCAATGTCGTTGCCAGAGACCCATCTTATCCACCTCACCTGGCATCCCAACTACGAAGTCGGCCACGCGGAGGTCGATAAAGAGCATCAGTACCTGTTTAGCCAGGCAAATGCGCTGTTGCAGATAATTTTAAATAACGGTTCGCGTGAGGCGTTTTTGCATCAGATAAGCCAGATTATCGATATTCTCAACGATCACATGCAGCATGAAGAACAGTGGTTATGGGAGATACGTCACCCGGATGCCGCACACCATGCCCAATTACACAGCCATTTATTATGGCGGGCAGGCGAACTTCAGCAACGGTTTGAACAACAACAGATAGGCATGATGGAGCTGTTTCACTACGTGGTATACGAAGTGATTACCCAACACATGCTGATTGAAGATAAAAAGCTGACGTTATCAGTGCATTAA
- the ppiA gene encoding peptidylprolyl isomerase A: MSKRLLAAVATVLSLTAFTPAFAAPASTHVLLTTTAGNIELALDDQKAPVSVKNFVDYVNSGFYNGTLFHRVIPGFMVQGGGFSSDMKQKSTNSPVKNEADNGLRNLRGTIAMARTSEKDSATSQFFINVADNAFLDHGQRDFGYAVFGKVVKGMEVADKISQVQTENVGPYQNVPSKPIVIQSAKIIKK; the protein is encoded by the coding sequence ATGTCAAAACGTCTATTGGCTGCGGTAGCCACCGTGCTCTCTCTGACCGCATTTACTCCGGCTTTTGCCGCACCGGCTTCGACCCATGTGTTGTTGACCACTACCGCAGGTAATATCGAGCTGGCATTGGATGACCAAAAAGCGCCGGTTTCCGTAAAAAACTTTGTTGATTACGTCAACAGCGGTTTTTACAACGGCACGCTGTTCCATCGTGTGATCCCTGGGTTTATGGTGCAGGGCGGCGGTTTTAGCAGCGATATGAAACAAAAGTCCACCAATTCGCCGGTTAAGAACGAAGCCGATAACGGTTTACGCAACTTGCGCGGCACCATTGCGATGGCGCGTACCAGTGAGAAAGACAGTGCGACCAGCCAGTTCTTTATTAACGTTGCCGATAACGCCTTCCTCGATCACGGCCAGCGTGATTTCGGTTACGCAGTATTTGGTAAGGTGGTAAAAGGCATGGAAGTGGCGGATAAAATTTCTCAGGTGCAGACGGAGAATGTCGGGCCGTACCAGAATGTCCCCTCCAAACCGATTGTGATTCAGTCAGCGAAAATCATTAAGAAGTAA
- a CDS encoding mandelate racemase family protein: MKIESIDVTVFTYPTRRVSDSAGHSHPGEEHQASMALLTISTDDGHKGYAFAPPEVVRPYVVNSFFRKVLIGQNPFDRERLWQDLVHWQRGSAHQLTDRALAIVEQALWDLAGRVLNMPVYKLLGGYRDKVPAYGSTMCGDELQGGLSTPDEYGQFAEKLVQRGYKAIKLHTWMPPVSFAPSPQMDVKACAAVREAVGPDISLMLDGYHWYSRSEALYIGRELQKLNFTWFEEPMEEQSMASYRWLSSNLDIDVIGPESLGGKYFSRADWVKEGACDILRAGVQGVGGISPCLKVAHLAEAFGMDCEIHGNGAANLSVVGAVKNCRWYERGLLHPFMNYDEPAAYLNSLVDPMDDEGFVHLSQLPGLGEDINFDWIDAHTVSKA, from the coding sequence GTGAAAATTGAATCTATTGATGTCACCGTCTTCACTTATCCCACGCGTCGCGTTTCCGATAGCGCAGGCCATTCACATCCAGGGGAAGAACATCAGGCCAGTATGGCGCTTTTGACCATCAGCACTGATGATGGGCATAAAGGCTATGCTTTTGCGCCACCGGAAGTGGTGCGCCCTTATGTGGTTAACAGCTTTTTCCGCAAAGTGCTGATAGGCCAGAACCCGTTTGATCGCGAGCGGCTTTGGCAGGATTTGGTGCACTGGCAACGAGGCAGCGCACATCAACTGACGGATCGGGCGCTGGCGATTGTGGAGCAGGCGTTGTGGGATTTGGCAGGACGCGTATTGAATATGCCTGTCTATAAACTGCTGGGTGGCTATCGCGATAAGGTGCCTGCGTATGGCAGCACCATGTGTGGCGATGAACTGCAAGGCGGCTTGTCTACGCCAGATGAGTATGGTCAGTTTGCTGAGAAATTGGTACAGCGTGGCTATAAAGCGATTAAATTGCATACCTGGATGCCGCCGGTCTCTTTTGCCCCCAGCCCGCAGATGGATGTCAAAGCTTGTGCGGCGGTGCGCGAAGCGGTCGGGCCGGATATCAGTTTGATGCTGGATGGCTACCATTGGTATAGCCGTAGCGAAGCGCTTTACATTGGCCGTGAATTGCAGAAGCTGAATTTCACCTGGTTTGAAGAGCCGATGGAAGAACAGAGCATGGCGTCTTACCGTTGGTTGAGTAGCAATCTGGACATTGACGTGATAGGCCCGGAAAGTCTTGGCGGCAAATACTTCAGCCGTGCAGACTGGGTGAAAGAGGGCGCTTGTGACATTTTGCGCGCCGGTGTTCAGGGCGTGGGCGGGATTTCACCTTGTCTGAAAGTGGCGCATCTGGCGGAAGCATTCGGCATGGATTGCGAAATCCACGGCAATGGCGCAGCCAACCTGTCGGTCGTCGGCGCGGTGAAAAACTGCCGCTGGTATGAACGCGGCCTGTTGCACCCCTTCATGAACTATGATGAACCGGCGGCGTACTTAAATTCACTGGTTGACCCGATGGATGACGAAGGTTTCGTGCATTTGTCACAGCTCCCGGGACTGGGTGAAGACATTAACTTCGACTGGATTGACGCTCACACCGTCAGCAAAGCGTAA
- the trpS gene encoding tryptophan--tRNA ligase, which translates to MSKPIVFSGAQPSGELTIGNYMGALRQWVNMQDDFDCIYCIVDQHAITVRQDPQQLRKATLDTLALYLACGIDPQKSTIFVQSHVPEHAQLGWLLNCYTYFGELSRMTQFKDKSARYAENINAGLFDYPVLMAADILLYQTNQVPVGEDQKQHLELSRDIAQRFNAIYGEVFRIPEPFIPKSGARVMSLLEPTKKMSKSDDNRNNVIGLLEDPKAVVKKIKRAVTDSDEPPVVRYDVQNKAGVSNLLDILSGVTGKAIAELEQEFAGQMYGHLKGAVAEAVSGMLSELQERYHRFRNDEAFLQQVMRDGAQKASARAQETLSKVYDVVGFVART; encoded by the coding sequence ATGAGTAAGCCCATTGTATTTAGCGGCGCACAGCCGTCAGGCGAATTAACCATTGGTAACTACATGGGTGCGTTACGTCAGTGGGTTAACATGCAGGATGATTTTGACTGCATTTATTGCATTGTCGATCAACACGCGATAACGGTACGCCAAGACCCGCAGCAGCTGCGTAAAGCAACGTTGGATACGCTGGCGTTGTATCTGGCTTGCGGCATCGATCCGCAGAAGAGCACTATCTTTGTGCAATCCCACGTGCCGGAACATGCGCAACTGGGCTGGTTGCTCAACTGCTATACCTATTTCGGCGAACTGAGCCGCATGACGCAGTTTAAAGATAAATCAGCGCGTTATGCCGAGAACATTAACGCCGGGTTGTTTGATTATCCGGTATTGATGGCTGCCGATATTCTGCTCTACCAGACCAATCAGGTGCCGGTAGGCGAAGATCAAAAGCAGCATCTGGAGTTAAGCCGCGATATCGCCCAGCGCTTTAACGCGATTTACGGTGAGGTGTTCCGTATTCCTGAACCGTTTATTCCCAAATCCGGCGCGCGGGTGATGTCGTTGCTGGAGCCGACCAAGAAGATGTCCAAGTCAGATGACAACCGCAATAACGTCATCGGCCTGCTGGAAGACCCGAAAGCGGTGGTGAAGAAGATTAAACGCGCCGTCACCGATTCTGACGAGCCGCCGGTGGTGCGCTACGACGTACAAAATAAAGCCGGTGTTTCGAACCTGTTGGATATTCTCAGTGGTGTAACCGGTAAAGCGATTGCGGAATTAGAGCAGGAATTCGCCGGGCAGATGTATGGGCATCTGAAAGGCGCGGTGGCAGAGGCGGTATCTGGCATGCTCAGTGAGTTGCAAGAGCGTTATCATCGTTTTCGTAACGACGAGGCGTTTTTACAGCAGGTGATGCGTGACGGCGCACAAAAAGCCAGCGCTCGTGCTCAGGAAACATTGAGCAAAGTCTATGATGTCGTGGGGTTTGTCGCACGGACATAA
- a CDS encoding polysaccharide lyase → MKALITPITAGLLLALSQSALAATDTGGFAVTAGGNVAGAVSKTANSMQDIVDIIAAARLDANGKKIKGGAYPLVITYTGNEDSLINAAAADICSQWSKDPRGVEIKEFTKGVTIIGAKGSSANFGIWIKKSSDVVVQNMRIGYLPGGAKDGDMIRVDDSPSVWIDHNELFAANHECPGTPDNDTTFESAVDIKGASDTVTVSYNYIHGVKKVGLDGSSSSDTGRNITYHHNLYNDVNARLPLQRGGLVHAYNNLYGNVTSSGLNVRQNGQALIENNWFENAVNPVTSRYDGKNFGTWVLKNNNITKPADFATYNITWNGDTKPYVNADSWTSNGTFPAVTYSYAPVSAQCVKNKLANYAGVDKNLATLTSAACQ, encoded by the coding sequence ATGAAAGCACTTATTACCCCGATTACCGCTGGATTGTTACTGGCCTTAAGTCAAAGCGCGCTGGCAGCGACCGATACCGGAGGCTTTGCCGTTACAGCAGGTGGTAATGTGGCTGGCGCAGTCAGCAAAACCGCCAACTCAATGCAGGATATCGTCGATATCATCGCCGCTGCCCGTCTTGATGCTAATGGTAAGAAAATCAAAGGCGGCGCTTATCCGTTGGTGATTACCTATACCGGTAATGAAGATAGCCTGATCAACGCCGCCGCTGCCGACATCTGCTCGCAGTGGAGTAAAGACCCAAGAGGGGTTGAAATCAAAGAGTTCACCAAAGGTGTCACCATCATCGGCGCGAAGGGTTCCTCTGCCAACTTTGGTATCTGGATTAAAAAGTCCTCTGACGTGGTCGTGCAAAACATGCGTATTGGTTATTTGCCGGGCGGCGCGAAAGATGGCGATATGATCCGGGTGGATGATTCTCCGAGCGTGTGGATTGACCACAACGAACTGTTCGCCGCTAACCATGAATGCCCCGGCACGCCGGATAACGACACGACGTTTGAATCGGCGGTGGATATCAAAGGCGCATCGGATACCGTGACCGTCTCGTATAACTACATCCACGGGGTGAAAAAGGTCGGTCTGGATGGCTCAAGCTCCAGCGATACCGGGCGTAACATCACCTATCACCACAACCTGTACAACGACGTTAACGCACGCCTGCCGCTGCAACGCGGCGGCCTGGTACACGCTTACAACAACCTGTATGGCAACGTCACCAGTTCAGGGTTAAATGTGCGTCAAAACGGCCAGGCGCTGATCGAAAACAACTGGTTTGAGAATGCAGTGAACCCGGTAACATCACGCTATGATGGGAAAAATTTTGGCACCTGGGTGCTCAAAAATAACAACATCACCAAACCGGCTGATTTTGCCACCTACAACATCACCTGGAATGGCGACACCAAACCGTATGTCAATGCAGATAGCTGGACATCCAACGGCACATTCCCGGCTGTCACCTACAGCTACGCCCCGGTCAGCGCCCAGTGCGTGAAGAACAAGCTGGCTAACTACGCCGGGGTGGATAAAAACCTGGCGACACTCACCAGCGCGGCCTGTCAATAA
- a CDS encoding polysaccharide lyase: MKALIAPIAAGVLLAMSHASLAADTGGYTKTDGGDVAGAVKKTATSMQDILNFVEAAKLDANGKKVKGGAYPLIITYTGNEDSLINAAAADICSQSAKDARGVEIKDFTKGITIIGANGSSANFGIWIVNSENVVVRNMRIGYLPGGAQDGDMFRIDNSPNVWLDHNELFAANHECDGTKDGDTTFESAFDIKKGATYVTISYNYIHGVKKVGLAGFSATDSAERNITYHHNIYSDVNARLPLQRGGNVHTYNNLYTKITSSGINVRQNGKALVENNWFENAVDPVTSRYDGSNFGTWVLKGNNITKPADFATYNITWDADTKAYKNADAWVSTGTYPTVPYSYSPVSAQCVKDKLASYAGVGKNLATLTAAACGK, from the coding sequence ATGAAAGCATTGATTGCCCCGATTGCAGCAGGCGTACTGCTGGCGATGAGCCACGCAAGTCTGGCAGCGGATACTGGCGGTTATACCAAAACTGACGGTGGTGATGTCGCGGGTGCCGTCAAGAAAACGGCCACCTCGATGCAGGATATTCTGAATTTTGTTGAAGCGGCCAAACTTGATGCCAACGGCAAGAAAGTGAAAGGCGGTGCCTACCCGCTGATCATTACTTATACCGGCAATGAAGACAGCCTGATCAACGCGGCGGCGGCCGATATCTGTAGTCAATCCGCCAAAGACGCCCGTGGCGTGGAAATCAAAGATTTCACCAAAGGCATCACCATTATCGGTGCTAACGGCTCTTCAGCTAACTTTGGTATCTGGATTGTGAACTCTGAGAACGTGGTCGTCCGTAACATGCGTATCGGCTACCTGCCGGGCGGCGCTCAGGACGGCGACATGTTCCGTATCGACAACTCGCCGAACGTCTGGTTGGATCATAACGAATTGTTTGCTGCCAACCACGAGTGTGATGGCACCAAAGATGGCGATACCACTTTTGAGTCTGCGTTTGATATCAAAAAAGGCGCGACTTACGTCACCATCTCCTATAACTACATCCACGGCGTGAAGAAAGTCGGTCTGGCAGGCTTCAGTGCCACCGATAGCGCTGAACGCAACATCACTTATCATCACAACATCTATAGCGACGTGAATGCCCGTCTGCCATTACAACGCGGCGGTAACGTTCATACCTATAACAACCTGTACACCAAAATCACCAGTTCCGGCATCAACGTCCGCCAGAACGGTAAAGCGCTGGTGGAAAACAACTGGTTTGAAAATGCGGTTGACCCGGTTACATCCCGGTACGACGGCAGCAACTTCGGCACCTGGGTACTGAAAGGCAACAACATCACCAAACCGGCTGATTTTGCTACCTATAACATCACCTGGGATGCAGACACCAAAGCGTACAAAAACGCGGATGCCTGGGTCTCTACCGGTACTTACCCCACCGTACCTTATAGCTACAGCCCGGTCAGCGCACAGTGTGTGAAAGACAAGCTGGCCAGCTATGCCGGTGTTGGCAAAAACCTGGCGACCCTGACCGCTGCGGCTTGCGGTAAATAA